The DNA segment ttttttataataaataatcaattaaacggcaATTACAATCGATTTTTGCTTTTGAATGTCTTctataaatatatgtaaattgtgctattttattttgataaaccccattggattttTCTTGCCCCAGTATCGGCTTCTTTGGTGTCCAACTTGAGGATATGCCCCAAAATTCGAGTCCTACTAATGGTCGATATCattagcttaaaaaatatccatttatattaattaactataaaattaatcatatattttttggtcaaatcgaTCGAATAATATCTTAGCCACTTATTAGAAcggtttttgtaccaaaaattccaattccccatttaaaaattgtgttcatgtgggttagcttttcttAACTGTCCCATTAATGGCCATTTTATCTTATAACTTGgctaatttaaaaatacgaagaTCCTTATTGAATTTAGTTCACAgatagctatttaaaaaaaaattaatttaaatatatattatttttgatatttttattataaagtatATTTCTGCTTGAATAACACATTGTTTCCTTGTAGAAAACAAAACCAAGGGAGACTTTTTAAGTAGACTATTGGGGTGAAAAAATAACCTAAGAATAAGTGCAGGAATCATCCTTCAGTAGATAAAGTGTTTCATTCTATGTGGAGTGTTATTTTAATATCCCTTAAATGTTGGGAAAATAAAATCGACATTTCCGGAAAAGAAAATTACAAGAGATTTTTTGATTATACTATTAGggtcagaaattaatttacaatgtaTACAACAAACATATTCTACCACGAATAGCtgttgaatttgttttaatatttgtttcaacaTTCAAATAAGAAAATCGCAATTTTCACAAAACCAAAACCACAGGAGTTCGTTATTATAATATTGGGGTTGAACATCAATACaccataaatattaaaaaaatatagaaacataagtcataaaaattatttgaaaggttGTTTTAACATTCCCTAAACATTGGAACAAGAAATTCGACATTTACGGACAAACAAAATCACAGGAGATTGTTGTATTATACCTATAGTCAGAAATCAATTTTCATGATACAAGCTCCTAAAAATTGAAgggaatattttaatagaaaattagacCTTTTTGTTAATATGAAATACtgatgtataaaattatttttaacttcattAGTAAATGGTTTAGTATACACCAGAATAAAATTAATCGTAAACTCGaattattttagaatacaaaTAGGAATAGAAGTGTCGTTAAAGGAAGAAGCaaagaaaataaacatatttatgtaataattattcatttaagcgtattgaataataatatttcagcCGTTTGGCTTCACTAAACTATTATGTTAGCacagaatatttatttatctGTATAGACAAATCGCTTACAGAAAATCGGcttctttaaatacattttttcttaattctaattgcgaaaattaaatattgaatctaGAAaacatatttcaatcattttaatcattttaatcataTCTAAgcattataaataacaacaaaaacttctgaaatacaattattttcgtgtgaattgaattgaattgctATTGTTAAACTAACTACTTATATCATATGTCGaagaattttttccattaaatcaGGATAATCTTTGCGAAAAGTATCATAATCAGCCAGAGCTACAATTTCACCTAAccgatttctaataaaatttagcATGAGTTCGTCTAAAGCGCTAATTTTATGACGATCTGCGATAATCAAAATCTCGAGTGAGGACGAAACAGATATTGACTCTACCAATTCGTGAacgcaaataattttcaatctgtTGAGATCAAATCTTTCCGCTAACTCCAGATGTTTAAgtgtaaatttttcaatattcatgaCATTATCGGTGTAAATGAATCTTAAGAGCTCTAATACAATTTCAGGTTCAGCATAACCTATATTAACTGAATCAGTTGTCTCTTCTAACATGTCAGTATGGAGCATGGCAGAAAATACTTGTGATCTCGCTGCTAATATGGCTCGATGAGCTGGAAATTTTTTACCCTTACTCATAATGGTGAAATCACTTAAACACAGTTCGGATTTAGGAATTCTTAAAGCGTTACTTCTGAACGTGGTAAAAGATTCTTGTGGCACTTGTGACCAAATATCGCAACTTATAATTAAGGAACCTGAAATTATAAACTGTGTACTTTTCGGCATGTACATAAAATAGAGTGCGGAGTGCACAGAACCATTGACAACATATAATGTTCCACTCCGACATTGACAGCTTCTTTTGAGTTCATAATTTAGGATATAGAACTCTACTTCGAACATTCTTTTAGTTTGGCTGTTTGTATAAAAGGTGACGCTTGGTTCTAGATAGGGGTCACTAAATTTCAAACTTATAGAACATTGTACATTAGGATCAAATCGTAAATTAGGTTTTGATGATGTGGCAGgttttttgtatttcattattgcatcaaaatttttcagaatccATGAGAAGGTGGTAACGTCAGGATTCTTCACTGTGGTCTCTTCATTATAATCAAACTTTACAAGCGCGCTCTCGACTTTCTCTAAGGATGCTTCAGCAGTCATTTTGATGaagctaattttttctttcttctacaataaaaaatagaaaagtaatcAACTCCTTTATGAATATACTAGATATTTTGCAATAAtattaggagaatttaaaatatagcattttttaaattcagtaatcctaatttaaaagcaaacttATTAAGCAGCGTGTCcgaagaaattttgttttcaaattcccggaaattttttttgtgtgcaaagtTTGTGAGCAAGTggtcaaaaaaattcaatctagCATCATTGGATGCAAGAGATTCACATTTTGTGTTTTACGTGAAGCAAAAAAAGCACTTTGTTTAAGTtccaaaataaaatgattttatgcGACTAACGAAAACCAGGTACGCGGTAGTTTCATATTTCTTATCAATACTGTATTTTGaaagaaactttataaaaaagtcagtttttctaTCAAACTGTTATTGCTATTTTATATAATGTTTGACTAAATTTACAAATGTTCTTGAGCCtcttaaaaaaacgttaatataACAAATTGGCTCTTACAACGTgcgttgattaaaaatatttttttttaaattaaataaatactaacatgaatacaatttttttttaatgttaggagaaaaatgtattaaatcaaAATCACGAATTTTATATCACAAGGTATAAATGCAGTTTCAATTAAgttcgattttaactttttttaaatgttcacttcaatagttaactttttaattattaaatggtCGACCTTACAATGCAAAACCTAACAccattaagtttcaataaaatttcaattttaggtctttagtttaaaaaatttattttcaatttaaagaaatttaatataattttaaagatttgaaataaaaataaaaattaaagatttcttcTGAAGAACGACTGGTAAAACTATAagttattctaaaattttcaaaattaaactatagtTCGAGTACCCAAACTTgaccaataattcaattttcaaaataattctgaatcagtttaaaattaaacaatttacagatgtTACCGTAAGAAATTGGAAAAACCTAAGCagttaaacaaaatatgtaaaagtctgattgaaacttcataaactgttttaaattttaatgtaatttcaaattaatatatttataatgtttttaatttgaagaaatatatatttttcaatatttagcaatatttggcTGTGCAtgcaaaatgagcaattataaatcaaatattcaaaactaaacaatttgaaactaaattgtttcaaatagtaAGCCTTGAATCATTAAAATGTCAGATTTGTCAAATTAATCTTTAAGCGTTAgaactttaattgttttatatttaaaaatttctaattagtgagtgaagtttttgaatttttatttataaccccTAAATTGATAGTTATAATTACTAAAGGTGGGTGGTTTTAACCAGAAACGCTAACTAGTTGAGGCTCCATctaattccaaatgatttaaaCAGTTTTGTATAATTTACCCTATCAATTTAGGGGTGTCAGAATTTACCCCACACTTCCGAAATTGCCCCTTTTGACGGTACGCGATTCGCAGAACcctaatttcaatcatttttttctgagcACTGTTAAttataataactaaataattgtaTCAATAATATTATGCACAATTGACCTCAATATTTCTCAGGCATGATGCTCCTATTCTCGAAACGTGTAGGCTTTTCATAAATTTCGCGGAGTCTGAAAGGCGTTTCAAATTTCATATCCAAGGATTTATGCTTCTATTGTCTACGATCTATGATCTATTCTCCAATCTTGTGAACGTGGTGGGTTGCAACAAAAGTTTCCAAGTTTGCCAGAGGCACGAGCTTCATTATGAATATCGAATTACTAAGCAAACGGCCTGCTATTTAAAACCAATAGAGCTTCAGGCAAGTGTGTTCAAACTTGAAAGGTGTCATTATCGATGCGCAAAGGAGTATCGATAAGAGAGGTGTTGAGAACGCAGATCGAGATCTGAACTGTCTTTCTTGATTGTGAGGTGTGAAAGATCACCACCTGCTGAGCGCTTAGATGTTCTCTTAAATACAGGTGTGTACACGATTTGAAAATGGTAGGCGTTCCGTTTTTTGGAAGTCCTGCAGGGATACCAATACAAAAAAAGTCACTAAAAATCAACAAACTTCTATCGCACAAATCAGGCCGAAGGGcacaaaaatattcatctttttagtggaCAATAAAACTATGGTTCAaaacgtatgtattttgttgaaaattggtcttttttggttaaaaatgcaaaattgaaaattttctatctcgggtgaaacataattttttcgaatggaaatttaaaaatttgttttgtaattcaattacttgctaaaaaagagcttttttgatcaaaattcatattttctttttgaaaactcaacttttttgtaaacaaaatttgtcttgttggcttcagaattcaactatttattagaaaattcaactcatttgtttaaaagtttatacaatatttttaaaatgtgtattttttgttgataataaattttctaggttgaaaattaatttttttttataaaattgataaaaatattttaatgaactcTGCTTCATTATACATAGAGAAGGCAGGGTAggtgttcaaaataattttttacgtcaGTAACgtaagataattttaaatgagtGAATTACTGTAGCACTAACATTAAgaaacattaataatattaaatataatagtcAGGAATATAATAATCATCTACCTCTCTCTCACCATATGTGATATACCGTTATTCCTCCCCCCACTCCAAATCTTCCtattagcattttttcaaaacGATTGGCTAAATGGTGAAAATACGCTAATTGtccgaaattttgagatgactaacatttttagtaatttttttttagttaaaagaataatttcataaaatgcatccttttcgagacgactagccaaatggtaaaaataggctagtcgtcccgaatttcgggatgacTAGCATGTACTTGTTTTCCGACTAGTCGTCCCGAAACTTGGGACGACTAGACGCAGCCATAATTTTATGAACTTAGGAAacaaacatatacatataaaatataaattttgttaattaaatcaaCCTGGAAccttaataaaattagttttagaaaataaactgCGTTAATAGCAATATTTGCTCGcttttacaaatatatatttcCCGTTTCTtacccaaaattttaaaagtaagaaaACTAAAGTAAATGTTTATTTAAGTTATCGTTCAtttatctaaaaatgataaaatttcctcATTATTTATTTCAAGCTCATATGAGccataaagaaaatgttttcgcCACATTAATATCCATTAACTGAGTTATTAGGGCTCAAAACTGGGTGTGGGGGGGGGGGNNNNNNNNNNNNNNNNNNNNNNNNNNNNNNNNNNNNNNNNNNNNNNNNNNNNNNNNNNNNNNNNNNNNNNNNNNNNNNNNNNNNNNNNNNNNNNNNNNNNaatagaatagaatagaatagaatagaatagaatagaatagaatagaatagaatagaatagaatagaatagaatagaatagaatagaatagaatagaacatAAAAGAAGAGAATAGAATTGAGTGGAATGAAATAGAATGGAATAGAAAAGAATGGAATAGAATATAATAGGATAAGATTGGGTTGAGTGTATCAGAATACAATAGAGGAcaatagaaaaatgaataaagtattttagaaaagaaataaaaaaattaattttcagattaaaattcaaaatttatttatttatttcaaccaaaaaaaggtgaatattttttttaaaacttgaattttcaacaaatgattatatttttgacaaagtcgaaGTTTGAActgaattctataattttctatctgtatagataaatttttaaatagattgtggaagtttcaaacagaaaatatcatacttcaaccaaaaaaagttgcattgttatttaaatatttcaattcttaaccaaagacttacatttccaactaaatagttgaactttgaggccagaaagaggaatttttaacagatagtTGATTTTTACCCATAaggttgaattttccacgaaaaatgcgATAGTTGATTCTCAACCAGAACTGCATTTacatcaaaataattatattttagaatatatagCTAATTTGTAAACCaacaagtcgaattttcaacaaaataattgaatcattaactagagatcaattttcaaccatgaagttCCATTTGCAGCCAGAAAATATGAAGTTCTacaaaaacggatgaattttttaaccaaaaatatgaattttaagaaaatagctgaatttttaacaagaatttaatttccaaccacaaaagttgaattttcaactaaataataaagatGTTGGCTCAAGATATAATCAACAggaggaagcaactgcaaaaagAGGAATAAGAAAAGGCAGGTCATTTACTAAATCCAATATTAtaacagggtggccgcaaaatttcattttcaaaattccttaagtTTTCCtggaccaatttttcattttccatgacCTTCAacattcaaagaccagaatttgaattatgtaaaatttttaatatagaatcttttgcAATTGggataaacaatttgaaatttaaatttaaaatttataatcctagatagttatttatttgttttttaccgACTTTTATCagatttgatttgaaaatctcAACATTTCCCTGAATATacctgaccaataaaatttcctaactttTCCATGATATTCAGGTTTTTCCAGACCTACGGCCACTCTGATTGAAAACGAAAACTTTCTCgtgaacaatttatcataattaaataTACTTTTAGTTTGTGGATTTCATTTCATCAGAGAAGTAGAATTTGTTCACGAATGGGGTGCTTGGAAAGTATAAGGTACCGTGGGAAAGTAATTGCGTATCggtagaaatgtaaattttatgagCTCCCTCTGCTGGCTTGAAGGTCTTCAAATTATTTGATGAGAAAACCAGTCAGTTATTACGAAAATGTATGCATGAACTCGTGGCCTTTAATACAAAACTtttcccaaattaaaaattcacggaaatcatcAGACTTTATTTTCTAAGTGCGTCCATTTTAGTATATGACAGATGTTTAATAACAGCGCCTTATATCATAACATCATTTTTTGCGGACTCACTGACTCCTTATCATGAGAGTCAAACCTGAGATGTAATCAACGAACATATTGCAAGAAGTTATACGCAATAAATATGATTTAGATCTGCATTTGAtaaatttatgattattgggctgaCAAAAATAGTATCAGAATACGAAATACAGTTACGATTTCGAATCATCTCGCCATAGTTTCAAGTAATCTCTGACAATATTCGAAGGAAAATTTACAACCACGAAACTGTCATTTCTAgtgataaaaatgatttacatacttctgttgataaaaaaactgtttgaattgCACCTTAcatactatttaaattttatcaattcaagCGATTCTAAACGTTCAAGGTAAAACTAATTCgaactaaaaaatgtataataaaagaGAACAATGTTcagtttaagaaataataaaaacttgctcccgAGATATGGCGAGGCTGAAtaacaagaaagaatttttaatttaaataaaattactctGTTCCAGGGACGAAAAATTTCGTGTGGCGGTATCGCACTGTCAGAGACGATTTTTCTTTGACAGTTCCATATGAAAGAGAAAAGTATATGTTTCTTTATAAGTGAATGATAATATAAAGAACTATCGTTTCTAAACGCAAGGCAAAAAATTGAGTGAAAGAAACTATATAAAAgtggctttttgtagaaaatgaagatttaagATTTTGGATTGGAATTTGATTGGTACTTTGGTACTGAAAAAAGTGGTAAATAGTTTTAGTTAAgggctttttatttaaataataaatattttattatttttcgtctttaaaaacttttctaaagAGGAAGTgggaaaaaaagatgaaaaaaggttaaaaaagcTATTTGCTTTCGAATGACAATATTATTATTGCTatatgaaaaatgagatttttataaaaagtccTTTGAAAACAACAtgtatttgactttttaaagaatttttttacgcaaaaggctaatttttggagaaaaaaatccaTATTGCAAcctttcaatttttgataaattttaaattgaaaatctataaaattgaacaatttttaatttaaaatctttaaagtgaaataattctaaattttctaaattgaagtcttttaaaaaatacattaaaaattgcattatttcgaTTGTATAAATTCAATATGAGAGTATTCTATTGCAAATATATTGCAATGCGGGGATTTAGAATTAAAAGCTTCACATTTAATCTtccaaattatcaaaatttaagaatttttattttcccatctttaaaatcgaaaattttttattttaactcttcaaaattgcagaactttgaattacaaatcatcaaaattgataagttttcaggtcaaaaaattaaaaataaggtaagtttttatttttgcattgaaaaatttgtaatgtttacgcttgaaattcgaaatttctttaacgTAGAAGATTGAGGATCagcaaattgtattttattttcaaaaatatcgaaatttaagtattttatcaatgcatcttttaaattgaaaaattataaattgcacaTTGTCGACatttaataatttgcaattctgaatcttcaaaattaaacttttacaaaaagaaagtttcaaattacatatagctttttaaaaaatcttgataattcaataattgacgattgcatattttaaaagttctacaattttttattgtagctCTTCAAAATTACATAACTTGAAATTGCCAAACTCTAAAATAAAgagcttttgatttgaaaaaattttagtatGCAAGTTTCatgttttacaatgaaaaattctataattttgatgcctggctttcaaaatttcttcacttAGGAAGATTCAGAAttggaaatattacttttgatggtccaaattacacaaatttggaaaattgtattaatacatctttaaattcgaaagtttgaaatgaataaacttatgaaaaaagaatttcaaatttcaaatcgttaaaatacaaatattttcctttgtgatctttaaaaattttactaatttatttttcttgaaatcacatacctttgaaatcttacaatcttaaaaattaaagaatttaaaatttcgtaatgttaaaattaataaagtttcattcgtaaatcttaaaaaatgaactattgcaATACAAATATGTTAAATTgggaaacaaaaaatataaatcttgaaaattgatgaatttccaattatatattttaaaatttgagaattttcaattgtcaCTTTTCAAAATGGCAGAACTTTATAGTTTAAATCATTAAACTTGAAGctttcattaatttgaaactataaaataaaaaaatatgaatgtttaaagtCTTAAACTAAAGAATGCTGTTTTTTGCATATTtcacattcaaaatttctttaatttggaatatttaggatttaatacgtgaattttaaaatcattcaaattgaagCATTAGTATCTAcctatacatctttaaaatcaaagaattttgtcTCCAAATTAATCTAATACTTTCTTTCTTTGTCTCTAATTCCCGCTGGATTAAATgatacatttaaataaaagttacagaTTACTAAAGcctattcaaatttaatttaaattgtatgaGAGTCTGTATAgctattttaatatattgtttgtaatttaaaattgagcatATAGATGAGATTATTTGTCTGATATTCAATCCGGTGggctattcaattttgaaaatcaccTATACTGTCTGCAGGCCGATTTTTATTAGGAGCGCTCGGATTCGCCTAAACATATGGTCAGAGAAGTAGAAAACTGCGAAAAAACAAAACTCCTGAGTACAGCCATTTACATAAAGGTCCTAAAgtcaaatttgaatattcattCGACAGAATCAAGGTCTCCACATTCATCCTCAGCATAATATCTCCCATACTTTTTTTTAgctcatttcatttcattttatttcgattttcatttaagcttaaaattgatcttttatgaataaaacttCAAGTcctccattgaaaattcatgtattttgttgaaaactctaatttgttggtaaaaaataatatttgtgtttaaagattaattattttgtgtcAAAAGTTTCACTACTTGTTTGAGAGTtaaaccacttggttgaaaattggttgtttgATTGAAGATgtatcatttagtttaaaattgatctgtttggttaaaaattaaactatttctttgtaaGTTTGTGTTATTAAGAATTAGTTATTTGAATTGGAATTGTAACCATTCCAtttcttcttcttattattacctggtgagttcaaaaaatatagtgactttatggttttctcaaaaaatattcgtttattcctcaatatttatgttgtccccttcaaagtaatccccctcagatataatacacttgtgccaacgctttttccaatcatc comes from the Belonocnema kinseyi isolate 2016_QV_RU_SX_M_011 chromosome 6, B_treatae_v1, whole genome shotgun sequence genome and includes:
- the LOC117175478 gene encoding speckle-type POZ protein-like; protein product: MTAEASLEKVESALVKFDYNEETTVKNPDVTTFSWILKNFDAIMKYKKPATSSKPNLRFDPNVQCSISLKFSDPYLEPSVTFYTNSQTKRMFEVEFYILNYELKRSCQCRSGTLYVVNGSVHSALYFMYMPKSTQFIISGSLIISCDIWSQVPQESFTTFRSNALRIPKSELCLSDFTIMSKGKKFPAHRAILAARSQVFSAMLHTDMLEETTDSVNIGYAEPEIVLELLRFIYTDNVMNIEKFTLKHLELAERFDLNRLKIICVHELVESISVSSSLEILIIADRHKISALDELMLNFIRNRLGEIVALADYDTFRKDYPDLMEKILRHMI